Proteins encoded within one genomic window of Armatimonadota bacterium:
- a CDS encoding carboxypeptidase regulatory-like domain-containing protein encodes MKVNRILSSGSALSVAVACGALWALTAFGVTEEVPVGSVTGIAVEEGTDNPIAGAEVWLSPAYFELGADLISPITFHTNADGSFRFANVPVGAYSLTVMSPGYFKSEWVLVEEDRDEILTVRARWTGDQLYVSAGQSVYTPDESPEFIMNGLTRQNDVSVTVSRLPKDEIEKNADIYRLIRQIIYQRFDEDVAESVPELEEVQKRTFHLTTKDLQGRFAEVLMLDGLPEGTYVVAISTDDAIDYTWLTVSTIGLITKSSPGRVLAFAVDIESGEPLEGVEISLVYQGKRTKLGRTDEFGVVESDLPKSSGEYFAVIAERGESSAFAWFYDYGDSGTALAAYIQTDRPVYRPGDKVQYKATLREPTQNGYRVPSGRQVEVTIYDPDGSELEKRTASLTAFGAVDGSFDIPEEGLTGSYRIAVDLGSRVESKYVPVASYRKSEFLLSVQPGKPYYLVGETVVFVAKAEYYTGEPVVGAKVNASIFDSELWDRSPFEDDSFYDWDQEEWFGGAYLGEFKAVTDSKGEARISFKPSKDSKHTPGSTYRLSASVSVSDPSGRYFSANGSVVVAPSAVSVRAGFEQYVVQLGESAVLRVQAIDRATGKPKTGSEVFVEYGYRQWRGSKYELVDTQKLSAKTDADGSATFEIDFDRGGSVEATVSVADSKGRKTETRAYLWVWENGAKLSGSVPSLQIVLDRKEYETGDTAKAIIRTSRPGGSALVTIEADGILFSRVVPLDSESVEVEWELDEKYRPNVEVNVAYIRDKSFSQASRNMRVAHPDDELRVTVTADKEVARPGEVVRYTVETRDVAGRPVSSDVSLTVVDEAIYAIREDRDDPLRAFYPSRWSNVRTSYSFPDVYLDGDDKAPVDMEVRRNFKDTAFWLPSVITGSDGRATVAVKLPDNVTKWRATATAISADTRVGKSRETIVAKLPLMVRLSPPAFFVQDDVQTVGSVITNGTSRAFDVSVRLEVENLELLDEASQRIRLKPDESKTVSWRVKAGDPGSAKFTVLAWNDELHHRDGLERQVTVAANGPTLRTYRSGSTTSSASASFEIEQDVVAGSVSLTIAPSILSSLLSSIDDLVKYPYGCVEQTMNRFMPAVVTLSLLRDTGQSRPELEDRIADVSKKSLVRLRKMQHYDGGWGWWETDSSDAGMTALVLDGLYRAREAGLPIDPNMMSSGMSWAQDYFDQARSLAFFDDALHLALVLARENVLPGIALDRLRTEPLNDRTSTIALARIARIYWHLREQLSDVDAERMLSAYDLLIDRATETASAMSWSDVWWYSPTGEALLAVQALEPSSDRPLKILKYLMQSRRGGSWTSTRDTAVIVIGASQYVRDHEELRTSFSVDLRMDGANVRTIAFTAGSIQPVELELPISGLNPGEHHVTIVVRGEGQAYYTLDASRTIYQPKTTSRPGPTLRIIREYFGMKATRLEDGSTRLLRSKQAQTTFKSGEVLRCRLTIISEQAYEYVMIRDPSLSNCRIVEADSVNVYSWRSWYSNQDFYDDHAAFFMRRLPKGKSVIEYAVRAEAIGTASALPAEVSLMYMPEIRASSATSTIEVRK; translated from the coding sequence ATGAAAGTCAATAGAATTCTTAGTTCCGGCAGCGCGCTCAGCGTGGCTGTTGCTTGCGGCGCGCTTTGGGCGCTGACGGCTTTTGGCGTTACAGAGGAGGTACCTGTCGGGTCGGTCACAGGGATCGCAGTTGAAGAGGGAACCGATAACCCGATCGCCGGCGCAGAGGTCTGGCTTTCGCCTGCCTATTTCGAACTGGGTGCCGACCTTATCTCGCCAATTACGTTTCACACCAATGCTGACGGCAGCTTCCGATTTGCGAACGTTCCTGTCGGCGCGTATTCGCTGACTGTGATGTCGCCGGGCTATTTCAAGTCTGAGTGGGTTCTGGTCGAAGAGGATCGCGATGAGATCCTCACGGTCCGCGCCCGCTGGACCGGCGATCAACTGTACGTTTCGGCCGGTCAGAGCGTCTACACGCCCGATGAATCTCCAGAGTTCATCATGAACGGCTTGACGCGCCAGAACGACGTTTCCGTCACAGTTTCACGGTTGCCAAAGGACGAGATCGAAAAGAACGCCGACATCTACAGGCTGATTCGGCAGATCATTTATCAAAGATTCGATGAAGATGTCGCGGAGTCAGTGCCCGAGCTTGAGGAAGTCCAGAAACGGACATTCCACTTGACAACGAAGGATTTGCAGGGACGGTTTGCAGAAGTTCTCATGCTGGACGGGCTTCCGGAAGGGACGTACGTCGTCGCCATTTCCACGGACGATGCGATCGACTACACGTGGTTGACCGTTTCGACGATCGGGCTGATCACGAAGTCTTCGCCGGGTCGCGTCCTTGCGTTCGCCGTCGACATTGAGAGTGGAGAGCCGCTCGAGGGCGTAGAGATATCGCTCGTCTATCAGGGAAAGCGAACCAAACTCGGCAGAACGGACGAGTTCGGCGTTGTCGAGTCGGACTTGCCGAAGTCGTCAGGCGAGTACTTCGCTGTGATAGCCGAGCGCGGCGAATCGAGCGCGTTCGCGTGGTTCTACGATTACGGCGACTCCGGAACGGCCTTGGCGGCGTACATCCAGACGGACAGGCCGGTCTACCGCCCCGGCGATAAAGTTCAGTACAAGGCAACGCTGCGAGAGCCGACCCAGAACGGTTACCGAGTGCCGTCTGGCCGCCAGGTCGAGGTCACGATTTACGATCCTGACGGTTCGGAGTTGGAGAAGCGAACTGCATCGCTGACGGCTTTCGGCGCAGTGGACGGCAGCTTCGACATACCTGAAGAAGGCTTGACCGGCAGCTACCGCATCGCCGTCGATCTTGGAAGTCGAGTTGAGAGCAAGTACGTTCCGGTCGCGTCGTACAGGAAGTCCGAGTTCCTGCTATCGGTGCAGCCCGGGAAGCCTTACTACCTCGTTGGCGAGACGGTCGTATTCGTAGCGAAGGCCGAGTACTACACGGGAGAGCCGGTGGTCGGAGCAAAAGTGAACGCATCGATCTTCGATTCTGAGTTGTGGGATCGCTCTCCGTTTGAGGACGACTCATTCTACGACTGGGATCAGGAAGAGTGGTTCGGCGGTGCGTACCTTGGAGAGTTCAAAGCTGTGACGGATTCGAAGGGCGAGGCTAGGATTTCGTTCAAGCCTTCGAAAGATAGCAAGCACACGCCAGGCTCGACTTATCGACTCTCGGCTTCAGTCTCGGTGAGCGATCCCTCTGGCCGGTACTTCTCTGCCAACGGCTCAGTGGTCGTCGCCCCCAGCGCGGTCAGTGTGAGAGCAGGCTTTGAACAGTACGTCGTGCAGCTGGGCGAGTCAGCCGTCTTGCGCGTGCAGGCCATAGATCGTGCAACGGGCAAGCCCAAGACCGGAAGCGAGGTCTTCGTGGAGTACGGCTACCGCCAGTGGCGCGGATCGAAGTACGAGCTTGTCGACACGCAGAAATTGAGCGCCAAAACCGATGCAGACGGTTCCGCGACGTTCGAGATCGATTTCGATCGTGGCGGCAGCGTCGAGGCGACGGTTTCAGTCGCGGACAGCAAAGGGCGAAAGACGGAAACAAGAGCGTATCTGTGGGTTTGGGAAAATGGAGCTAAGTTGTCTGGAAGCGTGCCGAGCCTGCAGATCGTTCTGGATCGAAAGGAGTATGAAACGGGTGACACGGCGAAGGCGATCATCCGCACTTCGCGCCCAGGCGGCAGTGCGCTCGTGACCATTGAAGCTGACGGAATCCTTTTCTCGCGAGTCGTGCCTCTTGACAGCGAATCTGTGGAGGTCGAGTGGGAGTTGGACGAGAAGTACCGACCGAACGTTGAAGTTAACGTCGCCTATATTCGCGACAAATCGTTTTCACAAGCAAGCCGAAATATGCGAGTGGCCCACCCGGATGACGAGCTGCGAGTTACCGTCACTGCGGACAAGGAGGTTGCTCGGCCGGGCGAGGTCGTTCGGTACACGGTCGAGACGCGCGACGTGGCGGGCCGGCCTGTCAGCTCCGACGTGTCGCTGACGGTCGTTGACGAGGCGATCTACGCCATTCGCGAAGACCGCGACGACCCGCTCCGTGCGTTCTATCCAAGCCGCTGGTCGAACGTTCGGACCAGCTATTCGTTCCCGGACGTCTACCTGGACGGCGACGACAAGGCGCCGGTCGACATGGAGGTTCGCCGCAACTTCAAGGACACCGCGTTCTGGCTCCCATCGGTTATCACCGGCTCTGATGGCCGGGCGACGGTCGCGGTGAAGCTGCCGGACAACGTCACGAAATGGAGGGCGACGGCTACCGCCATCTCAGCCGATACGAGAGTCGGGAAGTCTCGAGAAACGATCGTTGCGAAGCTGCCGCTGATGGTGCGCTTGAGCCCGCCAGCGTTCTTCGTGCAGGACGACGTGCAGACGGTCGGCTCTGTGATTACGAACGGCACTTCCCGAGCGTTCGATGTTTCTGTGCGCCTAGAGGTGGAGAACCTTGAGCTGCTGGACGAAGCCTCGCAGCGGATCAGGCTGAAGCCGGACGAGAGCAAGACCGTCTCTTGGCGGGTGAAGGCGGGCGATCCCGGCAGCGCGAAGTTTACGGTCCTTGCCTGGAACGACGAACTTCATCACCGCGACGGCCTTGAGCGGCAGGTCACCGTCGCGGCGAACGGCCCGACTTTGCGGACTTACCGCTCTGGCAGCACGACTTCTTCGGCGTCAGCCTCGTTTGAGATCGAACAAGACGTCGTCGCAGGGAGCGTCAGTTTGACGATCGCTCCGTCGATTCTGAGTTCGCTCTTGAGTTCTATCGACGACTTGGTGAAGTATCCGTACGGGTGCGTCGAGCAGACGATGAACCGGTTCATGCCGGCGGTCGTCACGCTCAGCCTCTTGCGCGACACCGGGCAGAGCCGACCCGAACTGGAGGACCGAATTGCCGATGTCTCCAAGAAGAGCCTGGTGCGCCTGCGCAAGATGCAGCATTACGACGGCGGATGGGGCTGGTGGGAGACAGACTCCAGCGATGCGGGGATGACGGCTCTCGTTCTCGACGGTCTCTATCGCGCGCGAGAGGCTGGATTGCCGATCGATCCGAACATGATGTCGTCTGGTATGAGTTGGGCGCAGGATTACTTTGATCAGGCTCGTTCACTGGCTTTCTTCGACGATGCCCTGCACCTCGCGCTGGTGCTGGCGCGCGAGAACGTTCTTCCGGGCATCGCGCTTGATCGTCTGCGCACCGAGCCGCTAAATGACAGGACATCGACGATCGCCTTGGCGAGAATCGCTCGCATCTATTGGCACCTGCGCGAGCAGCTCAGCGATGTCGATGCTGAGCGGATGTTGAGCGCGTACGACCTGCTGATTGATCGGGCGACTGAGACTGCGTCTGCAATGTCGTGGTCGGACGTCTGGTGGTACTCGCCGACAGGAGAGGCGCTGCTCGCCGTGCAGGCTTTGGAGCCATCTTCGGATCGTCCGCTGAAGATTCTGAAATACCTGATGCAGTCGCGGAGGGGCGGGTCCTGGACGAGCACGCGCGACACGGCGGTCATCGTCATCGGCGCAAGTCAGTACGTTAGAGATCACGAGGAATTGCGTACTTCGTTCTCCGTCGACTTGCGGATGGACGGTGCAAACGTGCGGACGATCGCCTTTACGGCTGGCTCGATTCAGCCTGTCGAGCTTGAGCTGCCGATCAGCGGTTTGAATCCTGGCGAGCACCACGTGACGATCGTCGTGCGGGGCGAGGGGCAGGCGTACTACACGCTCGATGCCTCGCGCACTATTTACCAGCCAAAAACGACATCTCGACCTGGACCCACCCTACGCATCATCCGCGAGTACTTCGGCATGAAGGCGACGCGCCTTGAGGACGGCAGCACTCGGTTGCTGCGTTCAAAGCAGGCGCAGACGACGTTCAAGAGCGGCGAGGTGTTGCGATGCCGGCTGACCATCATCTCCGAGCAAGC